A genomic window from Salvia splendens isolate huo1 chromosome 11, SspV2, whole genome shotgun sequence includes:
- the LOC121756217 gene encoding scarecrow-like protein 18, whose product MLGSFGSSSSSHEEEEEHRRRHQIPPPPIHMRQLLISCAELVSRSDLSAAHRLISILLSNSSPYGDATERLVHQFTKALTLRLNRFSGGGGGVSAASTAVDDAVIQSSFLSLNQITPFIRFSQLTANQAILEAIEGQPAIHILDFDIMHGVQWPPLMQAVAERFPPPTLRITGTGSDLDILRRTGDRLAKFAHSLGLRFQFHPLIVQSSDESISVTSSVAILPHETLAVNCVHFLHRLLSDRDRLHLFLHRIKSMSPRIVAIAEREANHNHPVFQHRFVEALDHYAAVFDSLEATLPPASRERLAVEQIWFGREISDIVASEGGDRRERHERFRSWEMVLRSAGFGNVALSPFALSQAKLLLRLHYPSEGYQLHILSNSFFLGWQNQPLFSVSSWR is encoded by the coding sequence ATGTTAGGCTCATTtggatcatcatcatcatcccatgaagaagaggaggagcaccgccgccgccaccagATCCCGCCGCCGCCTATCCACATGCGCCAGCTCCTCATCAGCTGCGCCGAGCTCGTCTCCCGCTCCGACCTCTCCGCCGCCCACCGCCTCATCTCCATTCTCCTCTCCAACTCCTCCCCCTACGGCGACGCCACCGAGAGACTCGTCCACCAATTCACCAAAGCCCTAACCCTCCGCCTCAATCGCTtctccggcggcggcggcggagtcAGCGCCGCCTCCACCGCCGTCGACGACGCGGTGATCCAATCATCATTCCTTTCCCTAAACCAGATCACTCCTTTCATCAGATTCAGCCAATTGACGGCGAATCAGGCGATTCTGGAGGCGATCGAGGGGCAGCCGGCGATCCACATCCTCGACTTCGACATCATGCACGGAGTCCAGTGGCCGCCGCTGATGCAGGCGGTGGCGGAGCGATTCCCTCCCCCGACGCTCCGGATCACCGGCACCGGCTCCGATCTCGACATCCTCCGCCGCACCGGCGATCGCCTCGCCAAATTCGCCCATTCCCTAGGGCTCCGCTTCCAATTCCACCCGCTGATCGTCCAATCCAGCGACGAATCGATCTCCGTGACCTCCTCCGTGGCGATCCTCCCCCACGAGACGCTCGCCGTCAACTGCGTCCACTTCCTCCACCGCCTCCTCAGCGACCGCGACCGCCTCCACCTATTCCTCCACCGCATCAAATCCATGTCCCCCCGAATCGTCGCCATCGCCGAGCGAGAGGCCAACCACAACCACCCCGTCTTCCAGCACCGCTTCGTGGAGGCGCTCGACCACTACGCCGCCGTCTTCGACTCTCTCGAGGCCACGCTGCCCCCCGCCAGCCGCGAGCGCCTCGCCGTCGAGCAGATTTGGTTCGGCCGCGAAATCAGCGACATCGTCGCCTCCGAAGGCGGCGATCGGCGGGAGCGCCACGAGCGGTTCCGGTCGTGGGAGATGGTGCTCAGAAGCGCGGGGTTCGGGAACGTGGCGCTGAGCCCCTTCGCATTATCTCAGGCGAAGCTGCTCCTCCGCCTCCACTACCCTTCGGAAGGATACCAGCTGCACATCCTCAGCAATTCGTTCTTCTTGGGATGGCAGAATCAGCCCCTCTTTTCGGTCTCGTCTTGGCGCTAA